From one Pseudothermotoga sp. genomic stretch:
- a CDS encoding nucleoside phosphorylase → MEIQKHIRCKFGDVGEYVFIPGDEARAEKIAERLENVVLIARNRAYHVYTGTLNGVKVSVCSTGIGGPSASIAIEELIKVGAKTLIRVGSAGSRQPDMPIGSLVIATAAYRGEGTSHAYAPAPFPAVADLRVTLALMRAAKYLGYDFYHGVVYTRDAYYVQDQNLNEFLRECGVVAAEQECAITFILGSVKHVRTGAILATDSNIWLKPQPSLEEKEKLFRVAEKRAIDVTIKAVEILIEEDRSGKKDIL, encoded by the coding sequence ATGGAGATTCAAAAGCATATACGCTGTAAGTTCGGTGACGTGGGAGAATACGTTTTCATACCGGGAGATGAAGCTCGGGCCGAGAAGATCGCCGAGAGATTGGAAAATGTTGTCTTGATCGCTAGGAATCGCGCTTACCATGTCTATACGGGAACGTTGAATGGAGTGAAAGTGAGTGTGTGTTCAACGGGCATCGGAGGTCCTTCGGCTTCGATAGCGATAGAGGAGCTCATAAAGGTTGGGGCGAAGACTTTGATCCGTGTAGGTTCGGCAGGTTCCAGACAGCCCGATATGCCCATAGGCTCACTCGTGATCGCGACGGCAGCTTATCGTGGTGAAGGTACATCCCATGCTTACGCTCCGGCGCCATTCCCTGCCGTTGCCGATCTGAGGGTGACTTTGGCTTTGATGAGAGCGGCAAAATACTTAGGATACGATTTCTACCATGGCGTTGTCTATACACGGGATGCTTATTATGTTCAAGATCAGAATCTGAACGAGTTCTTGAGGGAATGTGGTGTTGTGGCTGCAGAACAAGAGTGTGCCATAACGTTCATCCTAGGCAGTGTGAAACACGTTCGAACTGGTGCGATCTTGGCAACGGATTCGAACATATGGCTCAAACCTCAGCCAAGTTTGGAGGAAAAAGAAAAATTGTTCCGTGTGGCGGAGAAAAGAGCCATCGATGTGACCATCAAGGCTGTAGAGATATTGATCGAGGAGGATAGGAGTGGAAAGAAAGATATTCTTTAA
- a CDS encoding ABC transporter ATP-binding protein yields the protein MAFLELINLTVAYQKNQPVLKNLNLSVQKGEFVSLLGPSGCGKTTTLRVVAGFLKPIEGKVIVDGKDYTNVPPHRRNIGIVFQNYALFPHMNAFENVAFGLRMRRLPKAEIERKVRDALELVGLSGFEDRLPSELSGGQQQRVAIARAIVIEPDLLLMDEPLSNLDANLRAEMRSELRQLQQKLAITTIYVTHDQSEAVALSDRIVVMRDGKIEQVGTPQDVYLNPKTKFVASFMGFQMLATGHVRTIRENFAEVICGDKSFMARITSEIKPGDRVVLFAKPRRMKIVQKESPNSFEVQLLSKLYQGETVLLILKLEERQFSVESDVSSNIPDSSKIFVHVPPEDLLVLREE from the coding sequence GTGGCTTTCTTGGAATTGATCAATTTGACGGTGGCTTATCAGAAAAATCAGCCAGTGCTGAAAAATTTAAACCTTTCCGTGCAGAAAGGTGAATTCGTTTCTCTCCTCGGTCCGAGCGGTTGCGGCAAGACTACAACGCTCAGAGTAGTTGCAGGTTTTCTCAAACCCATCGAGGGCAAGGTCATAGTGGATGGAAAAGACTACACGAACGTGCCTCCACACAGAAGGAACATCGGTATAGTCTTTCAAAATTATGCGCTTTTTCCTCACATGAACGCTTTTGAAAATGTTGCTTTCGGCTTGAGAATGAGGAGATTGCCAAAAGCAGAGATAGAAAGAAAGGTCAGGGATGCTCTTGAACTGGTTGGACTTTCAGGTTTTGAAGATAGACTTCCCTCAGAGTTGTCAGGAGGTCAGCAACAACGCGTGGCCATAGCCAGAGCTATAGTGATTGAACCAGATCTGCTTCTCATGGATGAGCCGCTTTCGAACCTCGATGCGAACCTCAGAGCTGAAATGCGCAGTGAGCTGAGACAACTTCAACAAAAACTTGCGATCACAACGATCTACGTTACTCACGATCAATCCGAAGCGGTGGCTTTGTCAGATCGAATAGTGGTGATGAGAGATGGAAAGATCGAACAAGTCGGTACTCCCCAAGATGTCTATCTCAATCCAAAAACCAAATTTGTTGCCAGCTTCATGGGTTTTCAAATGTTGGCGACAGGTCATGTGAGAACGATTCGCGAAAACTTCGCGGAAGTTATCTGTGGCGACAAATCGTTCATGGCACGCATCACCAGTGAAATCAAGCCTGGAGATAGAGTCGTGCTTTTCGCAAAACCAAGAAGAATGAAAATCGTTCAAAAGGAATCTCCAAATTCCTTCGAAGTCCAACTACTTTCCAAGTTGTACCAAGGTGAAACCGTCCTACTCATTTTGAAATTGGAGGAACGTCAATTTTCTGTCGAATCGGATGTTTCGTCGAATATTCCGGATAGCTCGAAGATTTTTGTGCACGTTCCACCGGAAGATCTTCTAGTGTTGAGGGAGGAATAG
- a CDS encoding ABC transporter permease translates to MTQSKWLVFSLVVALSIMLGPFLIIFFASFEPSSTLRFPPTGFTLSWFKKVIGMSMFQKSLLLSLRIALLASFLSLLLGVPTAYATSRYDFKGKRLIELISTSPSIVPGMVAGLALLRFFVLLRIFSIETTLLIGHTAIVLPYAIRSTLASLVNLPISVEEAAQSLGANPIKSFFLVVLPNIKVGMISAFIMTFIISFNEVPVSLFLSGPGVNTLPIVMMTYMEYYYNPSIAALSTLLIGLTLVIVLIAQKLLGISKFV, encoded by the coding sequence ATGACGCAGAGCAAGTGGTTGGTGTTCTCCCTCGTTGTTGCGCTTTCCATCATGCTTGGTCCTTTTTTGATAATCTTTTTCGCTTCTTTCGAACCCAGCTCGACGCTCAGATTCCCACCCACCGGTTTCACCCTATCATGGTTTAAAAAAGTCATCGGTATGTCCATGTTCCAAAAGAGCTTGTTGTTGAGCTTACGCATCGCACTTTTAGCTTCTTTTCTATCACTCCTGCTTGGAGTCCCGACTGCGTATGCTACTTCCAGATACGACTTCAAGGGAAAGAGGTTGATCGAACTGATCAGCACTTCTCCTTCGATAGTGCCAGGCATGGTGGCTGGGCTGGCGTTACTCAGATTTTTCGTGCTGCTGCGTATATTTTCGATCGAGACAACACTGTTGATAGGCCATACGGCGATCGTTCTTCCATACGCTATCAGATCAACTCTCGCCAGCTTGGTGAACCTGCCAATCTCGGTCGAAGAAGCCGCTCAAAGTCTTGGCGCGAATCCCATCAAAAGCTTCTTTCTTGTGGTCTTGCCGAACATCAAGGTTGGAATGATATCCGCATTCATAATGACGTTCATCATTTCTTTCAACGAGGTTCCAGTGTCGTTGTTTCTCAGTGGACCTGGTGTGAACACTCTACCCATCGTCATGATGACGTACATGGAATACTATTACAATCCCAGCATCGCTGCACTCTCTACTCTCCTCATAGGCTTAACTTTGGTGATAGTGTTGATCGCTCAAAAACTCCTTGGAATCTCCAAATTCGTGTGA